Proteins encoded by one window of Macaca fascicularis isolate 582-1 chromosome 10, T2T-MFA8v1.1:
- the SPATA2 gene encoding spermatogenesis-associated protein 2: protein MGKPSSMDTKFKDDLFRKYVQFHEGKVDTTTSRQRPGGDECLRVAASTLLSLHKVDPFYRFRLIQFYEVVESSLRSLSSSSLRALHGAFSMLETVGINLFLYPWKKEFRSIKTYTGPFVYYVKSTLLEEDIRAILSCMGYAPELGTAYKLRELVETLQVKMVSFELFLAKVECEQMLEIHSQVKDKGYSELDIVSERKSSAEDVRGCSDALRRRAEGREHLTASMSRVALQKSASERAAKDYYKPRVTKPSRSVDAYDSYWESRKPPLKASLSLRKEPVAADVGDDLKDEIIRPSPSLLTMASSPHGSPDALPPASPSNGPGLLRGTYFSTQDDVDLYTDSEPRATYRRQDALRPDVWLVRNDAHPLYHKRSPPAKESALSKCQSCGLSCSSSLCQRCDSLLTCPPASKPSVFPSKASTHDSLAHGASLREKYPGQTQGLDRLPHLHSKSKPTSTPTSRCGFCNRPGATNTCTQCSKVSCDACLSAYHYDPCYKKSELHKFMPNKQLNYKSTQLSHLVYR from the exons ATGGGGAAGCCCAGTTCAATGGATACAAAATTCAAGGATGACTTATTTCGGAAGTATGTGCAGTTCCATGAGGGCAAAGTGGATACCACCACCAGCAGGCAGCGGCCTGGCGGCGATGAGTGTCTGCGGGTGGCAGCATCGACCCTGCTCAGCCTGCACAAGGTGGATCCCTTTTATCGATTCCGGCTGATCCAGTTCTATGAGGTGGTGGAGAGCTCCCTGCGCTCGCTCAGCTCCTCCAGCCTGCGGGCTCTGCACGGTGCCTTCAGCATGCTGGAGACAGTGGGCATCAACCTCTTCCTCTACCCGTGGAAGAAGGAATTCAGGAGCATCAAG ACCTACACGGGCCCTTTTGTTTATTATGTCAAGTCGACATTACTGGAAGAGGACATCCGAGCCATCCTGAGCTGCATGGGCTACGCACCTGAGCTGGGCACTGCATACAAGCTCAGAGAGCTCGTAGAGACCCTCCAGGTGAAGATGGTCTCCTTCGAGCTCTTTCTGGCCAAAGTCGAGTGTGAGCAGATGCTGGAAATCCACTCACAAGTGAAGGACAAGGGCTACTCCGAGCTGGACATCGTGAGCGAGCGCAAGAGCAGTGCAGAGGACGTGCGCGGCTGCTCAGACGCCCTACGGCGGCGGGCAGAGGGCCGGGAGCACCTGACGGCCTCCATGTCACGAGTGGCACTCCAGAAGTCAGCCAGCGAGCGGGCGGCCAAGGACTACTACAAGCCCCGCGTGACCAAGCCCTCGAGGTCGGTGGATGCCTATGACAGCTACTGGGAGAGCCGGAAGCCACCACTGAAGGCCTCATTGAGTCTTCGGAAGGAGCCTGTGGCAGCGGATGTGGGGGATGACCTCAAGGACGAGATCATCCGCCCGTCCCCTTCGCTGCTGACCATGGCCAGCTCTCCCCACGGCAGCCCGGATGCCCTTCCACCTGCTTCCCCCAGCAACGGCCCTGGCCTGCTGCGCGGTACCTACTTCTCCACTCAGGATGACGTGGATCTGTACACAGACTCCGAACCCAGGGCCACCTACCGTCGGCAGGATGCTCTGCGGCCGGATGTGTGGCTGGTCAGAAACGACGCCCACCCCCTCTACCACAAGCGCTCGCCCCCTGCCAAAGAGTCCGCCCTCTCCAAGTGCCAAAGCTGTGGGCTGTCCTGCAGCTCCTCCCTCTGCCAGCGCTGTGACAGCCTGCTCACCTGTCCTCCAGCTTCCAAGCCCAGCGTCTTCCCCAGCAAGGCCTCCACTCATGACAGCCTGGCCCACGGGGCATCTCTGCGGGAGAAGTACCCAGGCCAGACTCAGGGCCTCGACCGCCTCCCGCACCTTCACTCCAAATCGAAGCCCACCTCCACGCCCACTTCCCGCTGTGGCTTCTGCAACCGCCCAGGTGCCACCAACACCTGCACCCAGTGTTCAAAAGTCTCATGTGACGCCTGCCTCAGCGCTTACCATTACGACCCCTGCTACAAAAAGAGTGAGCTGCACAAGTTCATGCCCAACAAGCAGCTGAACTACAAGTCCACCCAGCTCTCCCATCTCGTGTACAGATAG